GGCAATTTAGATTTCAGGATTTCCTTACCGCCTTCAATTTCACGTTCAACTACGACATCCTGACCATTAATTTCAAGTTTAGTTACTACGTTGACTGAGGGCAGATTTAAGAATTCAGCAGTCATTTTGGGGACAAGAAGTCCGTCAAAATCGATAGACTGTTTGCCAAAAAGAACGATATCAGGATTAATTTCCTTTAAAACCATAGCAAGATTCTTAGATACTGTGAATGAATCAAAATCATTGACGGCAGATTTTATCAGAATACCCTTATCAGCACCCATTTGAAAAGCTTTCTTTATACCTTCTTTTGCTCTATCAGTACCAAAAGAAACGGCAATAACTTCTCCTCCATTTTTCTCTTTAAGCTGAACTGCTTCTTCAACGGCGAATTCATCGTAAGGATTAATGATAAACGTAACACCTGATTCATCGATTGATT
Above is a window of Ignavibacteria bacterium DNA encoding:
- a CDS encoding electron transfer flavoprotein subunit beta/FixA family protein → MKIVVCVSTVPDSTTKIKVGGNSKSIDESGVTFIINPYDEFAVEEAVQLKEKNGGEVIAVSFGTDRAKEGIKKAFQMGADKGILIKSAVNDFDSFTVSKNLAMVLKEINPDIVLFGKQSIDFDGLLVPKMTAEFLNLPSVNVVTKLEINGQDVVVEREIEGGKEILKSKLPVVIGTQKGINNPRYPNLKSIMASKSKPIEERSPVDEPSKSVVTDMKLPDAKGSGKIFTDGVANVPELVRLLREEAKVI